From the Methanobacterium sp. BAmetb5 genome, the window TTTAATTTTTTTACTGGTACCAGTTCTGTTAAATATACGTAACATTGCCCATAAAAAAAAGCAAACAGAATAAACACTGCAAAATTATTAACTTATTCCCTTAACAGATAACTTTCAAATAAAGAGGAAAGTCAATTAAGGAGACCCTATGAATCCCGAAGATGAAAAAAAACCTGGACTGTATTTTCCCACCAATAGACTGGAAACCCTGACTGATGGTCTCTTTGCCATAGCCATGACCATTCTGGTGGTGACCATCGAGATACCCATGGGCCCTATCCACACATCACAACTGTTTCTACAGACTACTGGAGAAATTTTACCCAAATACGTGGTTTACTTCCTGAGTTTCCTAATATTGGCTGGTTTTTGGATAAACCATCATATATTATTCCTGATTAAAAAGACCAATCTAACTTTAACCTGGATAAATGTCTTCTGGTTAATGTTCATAACCCTGGTGCCTTTATCCACTTCAATAATTGCACAATTTCCCCAATATCAGCTATCACAGTTTATTTTCGACTTAAATCTTCTCATGATAGGTTTGTTCTCCTATATGATCTGGAGGTATGCCCTAGACCACGATCTAATCCGGGAGAATGCCAAACCATACGACCCTTACATTAGAAGGATCACCCTGTTCATGCCGGCGATAGTTTTCCTATCCATATGCATCTCTTTTTTCAACCTAAAATTGAGCTTATTGATTCTGTTCATGATCCCGGTGCTTTTTGTAGTGGCCATTAAGGTGTGGACCTGGAGGGATCTTAAAAAATTGATCCTGCGCACCAAAGACTAAAAACTTATTCCCCCTAAAAATAATGAATATCCTTGTAAATAAATTCTGGAGATAAAAAGATGAAAACTCTCATTGCCTGTTACTCCTACTCTGGGAACACCCTAACGGTGGCCCAGAAACTCCAGGAGTTAATAAATGCTGATTTAACACGTATAGAACCTGCAAAAGACAGATGGTATGTTATTAAGGCCATCCATGCCTATTTAGAGAAAAAATGGCCAATAAAACCATGCATAACTGATATCAGTGAATACGACTGTTTAATTGTCTGCAGCCCGGTCTGGGCCGGACGCACCACCCCCGGTGTTAACCAGTATCTGGAAGAGCTGGAGAATATTTCCGGTAAGAAATGTGCTGCCCTGGTGACCATGGGCGGTGATGGTTCACAAGTAGCCACCATTAAAATCCGTGAATCCCTGGAAGAACAGGGAATGGACTTTATCGGGAACCTAGTCATTGGAGGTAAAGAACAGAAAAGTGGAGAATGGGAAGGCAAAACCCAGGAATTTGCCCAGTATTTTAGGGAATAATTAGGGTTTATGACTTGATTTTTCCTTCAAACCCCTTATTTTTTTACCCGTATTTTTAAAGGTTATGGAAGTAATGAAAAATTCTACCAAAATCAATTCCCGAAATAGTTTCGCGGGCGTACTCATTATATATATTATTTGAAGCTTCCTTTAATTCATCCGACTTTATACCATGGTTTATGGACATTTTAGCTTCTATAAATGCCGCCAGCCGATCAACAGCCTTCAAAAGTTCCCCATCCAATGGTGAGAATTCATCTTCATTGTAATCTCGGTTGATATTTTTGAAACTCAACCCCAAAATAACCTGTTGATTATCCTGAATTTTGTTTTCAAATTCTGATTCTGAAAAATACTTCATATCCCTGTGCCATGGCCGGGGTAGCAGGGGGAGAAGTTCTTCATTCATCTGGAACTCTTCATAATCCTTAATAATTTCTTTGAGACCTTCTACCGAATCTTTAACCGGAGATATAATATCTTTGGTCAGCACTTCAGGTAGATCGTGGAAGAGTCCCGCATAAAAATTATTGTAAAAACGTTTAGGGCAGGCTTCAACGTTCATTTCCATGGTGCAAAGGTAACTGGTGGCCGCCACAATAAACATGTGCCCCAAAACCGATGTTTCAGGTATACGTGGAATGTGGGCCCATCTTTTCTGGAAGCGAAGCTGGCCACACCGGTCGATGAAACCAAAGGATTTTTTCCCCAGAAGGATCTTCTGCACCCCGATAAGGTCGTAGTGATCCTCGATCTGGTTTTCGATGTTCTCTTTGGTCTGTTCAATACCGTGAATGAACGGTGCGGTATGGTAGATGATCTTGAATTCCCACTGTGTGGCTAAATAGTGGGCCGCACGTAAAATTCGTCTTTCCAGTGTGTTGGAACTTTGCAAGTAGTAACTCTTAAACCGTTCCTGGAAACCATGATTCAATCCTTCCATATCATTTTCAAGCTCTTTAAACACGTGTTTATTCAATTCCTCACCCTTTTCTTTCATCATACGGTGAAAAACGGGGGGTTTGATATCAGTTAAGACTGTACGGTGAAGAAACTCAAAAATTCCCCCTTCAATCAGGGCCAGCCAGTCTACACTATGAGGACCCATGCGATCCTCTTCGAACCGGGCGATGACATAGGCAATTACCATTTTATGGGCCTGTTTGTCCAGTTCTGTGAATTCCACCGGACGTATATGGTCGTTCCAGCGCTGCATACTGGCTGCCTTGGAGAAGCGTTCTATTATGTTTTCAATCACTTTATGCACCACGGCTAGTTATGTTTAATTAACATTAATAATAATTTTGTTATTAAAAACTAAGGATGTGCGAGGAACGGAAGGGATTGGAATAAAAAATAAAAAAAATAATTGCAGTCTCGAAGGACTGCAAGGGAATATATTTAACTTATTCTGGTTTGGAAACTAACACGGTCTTGGACATGGTCTGTCCCTGAGCACCGTGTGGTTTACGCAGTACAGTGTCGTTTGCTTTTTCGATTTCACGTGCTTCAGTTGCGAGTTTAGCAGCTGTAGCAATGAGTTCGTGAGCTGAAGCCACGATAGGTACGTATTGTTCCATATCTTTAACCATGAAACAGCCTTTGAGGTCAATGTCACCCACTTTAGCAGCCATTTCGTAAGCAGCCATTGCTTTTGCTTTTGCGTATGGGCTGGCGAATCCAGCGGTTTCTGTAGCTTTAGCAGCGTCAATAACGACTTTTGGTAATTCAATGTCTTCTCCTGCTTCGCAGGCAGCGATCATTCCGTCGATGGTTTCCTGTACCA encodes:
- a CDS encoding HD domain-containing protein — translated: MIENIIERFSKAASMQRWNDHIRPVEFTELDKQAHKMVIAYVIARFEEDRMGPHSVDWLALIEGGIFEFLHRTVLTDIKPPVFHRMMKEKGEELNKHVFKELENDMEGLNHGFQERFKSYYLQSSNTLERRILRAAHYLATQWEFKIIYHTAPFIHGIEQTKENIENQIEDHYDLIGVQKILLGKKSFGFIDRCGQLRFQKRWAHIPRIPETSVLGHMFIVAATSYLCTMEMNVEACPKRFYNNFYAGLFHDLPEVLTKDIISPVKDSVEGLKEIIKDYEEFQMNEELLPLLPRPWHRDMKYFSESEFENKIQDNQQVILGLSFKNINRDYNEDEFSPLDGELLKAVDRLAAFIEAKMSINHGIKSDELKEASNNIYNEYARETISGIDFGRIFHYFHNL
- a CDS encoding TMEM175 family protein, producing the protein MNPEDEKKPGLYFPTNRLETLTDGLFAIAMTILVVTIEIPMGPIHTSQLFLQTTGEILPKYVVYFLSFLILAGFWINHHILFLIKKTNLTLTWINVFWLMFITLVPLSTSIIAQFPQYQLSQFIFDLNLLMIGLFSYMIWRYALDHDLIRENAKPYDPYIRRITLFMPAIVFLSICISFFNLKLSLLILFMIPVLFVVAIKVWTWRDLKKLILRTKD
- a CDS encoding flavodoxin, which encodes MKTLIACYSYSGNTLTVAQKLQELINADLTRIEPAKDRWYVIKAIHAYLEKKWPIKPCITDISEYDCLIVCSPVWAGRTTPGVNQYLEELENISGKKCAALVTMGGDGSQVATIKIRESLEEQGMDFIGNLVIGGKEQKSGEWEGKTQEFAQYFRE